A single window of Kiloniellales bacterium DNA harbors:
- a CDS encoding AmpG family muropeptide MFS transporter, with the protein MGKDSLSTQQPAGGQTRNWGEALRVYRHPRVLVMLFLGFSAGLPFLLIFSTLSFWLREAGISRTEIGFFSWVGITFSIKVLWAPVIDRVPLPLLTARLGRRRSWMLLGQIGIAAGLVGIALTDPGDHVLRVAAFAFLVAFSAATQDVSIDAYRIEAVERGYQGAMAATYQLGYRVALLVAGAGALYLAEFFSWPFAYAVMAGCMLVGFATVLLISEPEAPVDAATRRREQELSRRLAGAAGGTWAGIAAWFSGAVISPFVDFFVRNGRLALAILALIALYRLSDITMGIMANPFYYDLGFSKSEVASITKIYGLGMTIVGAFLGGLLVARFGIARPLLLGAILVAATNLVFAYLATVGYDLELLVLTISADNLAGGLAGSVFIAYLSSLTNTAYTATQYALFSSLFTLPGKLLGGFSGIIVDAQGYVFFFSYAAALGLPAILLVLFVALRRAERVSEAS; encoded by the coding sequence GTGGGCAAGGACTCCCTATCGACTCAGCAGCCGGCTGGCGGCCAGACCCGGAATTGGGGCGAGGCCCTCCGGGTCTATCGCCACCCGCGCGTTCTGGTGATGCTGTTCCTCGGCTTCTCGGCCGGGCTGCCGTTCCTGCTGATCTTCTCCACGCTGTCCTTCTGGCTGCGCGAGGCCGGCATAAGCCGGACCGAGATCGGCTTCTTCTCCTGGGTCGGCATCACCTTCTCGATCAAGGTACTCTGGGCGCCGGTGATCGACCGCGTGCCCCTGCCGCTGCTGACCGCCCGGCTCGGGCGCCGCCGCAGCTGGATGCTGCTGGGGCAGATCGGGATCGCTGCCGGCCTGGTCGGGATCGCGCTGACGGATCCCGGTGACCACGTCCTCCGGGTGGCGGCCTTCGCCTTTCTGGTCGCCTTCTCCGCCGCGACCCAGGACGTCTCGATTGACGCCTACCGGATCGAGGCGGTGGAGCGCGGCTACCAGGGGGCCATGGCCGCGACCTATCAGCTGGGCTACCGCGTCGCGCTGCTGGTCGCCGGTGCCGGCGCGCTCTATCTGGCGGAGTTCTTCTCCTGGCCCTTCGCTTACGCGGTGATGGCCGGCTGCATGCTGGTCGGCTTCGCCACCGTGCTGCTGATCAGCGAGCCCGAGGCGCCGGTCGACGCGGCGACGCGGCGCCGCGAGCAGGAGCTCTCGCGGCGCCTGGCCGGGGCGGCGGGCGGCACCTGGGCCGGCATCGCCGCCTGGTTCTCCGGCGCGGTGATCAGCCCCTTCGTGGACTTCTTCGTCCGCAACGGGCGCCTGGCGCTGGCGATCCTGGCGTTGATCGCGCTTTACCGCCTCAGCGACATCACCATGGGCATCATGGCCAACCCCTTCTACTACGACCTCGGCTTCTCGAAGTCCGAGGTCGCCAGCATCACCAAGATCTACGGCCTCGGCATGACCATCGTCGGCGCCTTCCTCGGCGGACTCCTGGTCGCCCGCTTCGGGATCGCCCGCCCGCTCCTGCTGGGCGCGATCCTGGTCGCCGCGACCAATCTCGTCTTCGCCTACCTGGCGACCGTGGGCTACGACCTGGAGCTCCTGGTGCTGACCATCAGCGCCGACAACCTGGCGGGCGGCCTGGCCGGCTCCGTCTTCATCGCCTATCTTTCCAGCCTGACCAACACGGCCTACACGGCGACCCAGTATGCCCTGTTCTCGTCGCTCTTCACCCTTCCGGGCAAGCTGCTCGGCGGCTTTTCCGGTATCATCGTCGACGCCCAGGGCTACGTCTTCTTCTTCAGCTACGCCGCGGCCCTGGGGCTGCCGGCGATCCTGCTGGTGCTCTTCGTCGCCCTGCGGCGGGCCGAGCGGGTAAGCGAGGCATCATGA
- a CDS encoding O-acetyl-ADP-ribose deacetylase, whose amino-acid sequence MSDPRIEIFAGDITTLAVDAIVNAANERLAPGGGVCGAIHRAAGLELARACGKIGRCPTGEARITPGFELPANHVIHAVGPVWRGGGEKEPALLAECYRNCLELARESGIASIAFPAISTGIYGFPLDQATDIAVTEVEVWLSEEQGIERVIFAVFGDEAEQAYRARLGA is encoded by the coding sequence ATGAGCGATCCGCGCATCGAGATCTTCGCCGGCGACATCACCACGCTGGCGGTCGACGCCATCGTCAACGCGGCCAACGAGCGCCTGGCGCCCGGCGGCGGTGTCTGCGGCGCGATCCACCGCGCCGCCGGCCTGGAGCTGGCCCGCGCCTGCGGAAAGATCGGCCGCTGCCCGACCGGCGAGGCGCGCATCACGCCGGGGTTCGAGCTCCCGGCCAATCACGTGATTCACGCCGTCGGCCCGGTCTGGCGCGGCGGCGGCGAGAAGGAGCCGGCCCTGCTGGCCGAGTGCTACCGCAATTGCCTGGAGCTGGCCCGGGAGAGCGGCATTGCCTCGATCGCCTTTCCGGCGATCTCGACCGGTATCTACGGCTTTCCCCTGGACCAGGCGACCGACATCGCGGTGACCGAAGTCGAGGTCTGGCTTTCCGAAGAGCAGGGTATCGAGCGTGTGATCTTCGCGGTCTTCGGCGATGAGGCGGAGCAGGCCTACCGGGCGCGGCTCGGCGCCTAA
- the pstB gene encoding phosphate ABC transporter ATP-binding protein PstB, whose amino-acid sequence MRANPPKFVSKGVNVHYGDKQALVDVDIDILPNEVTALIGPSGCGKSTYLRCLNRMNDVIEGCRVTGRIDLDGDDIYSEKVDVVQLRARVGMVFQKPNPFPKSVFDNVAYGPKIHGIAEKRGDLEQLVEISLQKAGLWDEVKDRLDGPGTGLSGGQQQRLCIARAIAVSPDVILMDEPCSALDPIATAKIEELIDELRENFTIVIVTHSMQQAARVSQKTAFFHLGTLVEHGNTEEIFTNPKDDRTQGYITGRFG is encoded by the coding sequence ATGAGGGCCAACCCGCCCAAGTTCGTCAGCAAGGGGGTCAACGTCCACTACGGCGACAAGCAAGCGCTGGTCGATGTCGACATCGACATCCTGCCGAACGAGGTGACGGCGCTGATCGGCCCCTCGGGCTGCGGCAAGTCGACCTATCTGCGCTGCCTCAACCGGATGAACGACGTGATCGAAGGCTGCCGGGTCACCGGCAGGATCGACCTTGACGGCGACGACATCTATTCAGAAAAGGTCGACGTGGTTCAGCTGCGCGCCCGGGTCGGCATGGTGTTCCAGAAGCCCAATCCCTTTCCCAAGTCAGTCTTCGACAACGTCGCCTACGGCCCGAAGATCCACGGCATCGCCGAGAAGCGCGGCGACCTGGAGCAGCTGGTCGAGATCAGCCTGCAGAAGGCGGGGCTCTGGGACGAGGTCAAGGACCGTCTCGACGGGCCGGGCACGGGTCTGTCCGGCGGCCAGCAGCAGCGCCTCTGCATCGCGCGGGCGATCGCCGTCAGCCCCGACGTGATCCTGATGGACGAGCCCTGTTCGGCGCTCGACCCCATCGCGACCGCCAAGATCGAGGAGCTGATCGACGAGCTCCGGGAGAACTTCACGATCGTCATCGTGACCCACTCGATGCAGCAGGCGGCGCGGGTATCCCAGAAGACGGCCTTCTTCCACCTGGGCACCCTGGTGGAGCACGGGAATACCGAGGAGATCTTCACCAACCCCAAGGATGACCGGACCCAGGGCTACATCACGGGCAGATTTGGTTAG
- the phoB gene encoding phosphate regulon transcriptional regulator PhoB, which yields MKPMILVVEDENALVTLLHYNLEREGFRVVSASDGEEALIVAKEETPDLILLDWMLPLMSGVEVCRRMRRMPDLGDTPIIMLTARGEESDKVRGLESGADDYVTKPFSPAELIARIRAALRRTQPGLTSEVLVFEDLIMDLSTHRVERGGRKVHLGPTEFRLLRHLLQHPGRVFSREQLLDAVWGRNVYVELRTVDVHIRRLRKAINAGEQIDLIRTVRSAGYALDRPEL from the coding sequence ATGAAGCCGATGATATTGGTGGTCGAGGACGAGAACGCGCTCGTCACCCTCCTGCACTACAACCTGGAGCGCGAAGGTTTCCGGGTCGTCTCCGCGAGCGACGGCGAGGAAGCCCTGATCGTCGCCAAGGAGGAGACGCCGGACCTCATCCTGCTGGATTGGATGCTGCCCCTGATGTCGGGCGTCGAAGTCTGCCGCCGCATGCGCCGCATGCCCGATCTGGGCGACACGCCGATCATCATGCTGACCGCGCGCGGCGAGGAGAGCGACAAGGTGCGCGGTCTGGAAAGCGGGGCCGACGACTACGTCACCAAGCCCTTCTCGCCGGCCGAGCTGATCGCGCGGATCCGGGCCGCCCTGCGCCGCACCCAGCCGGGCCTGACCTCGGAGGTTCTGGTGTTCGAGGATCTGATCATGGACCTCTCGACGCACCGGGTGGAGCGCGGCGGGCGGAAGGTCCATCTGGGACCGACCGAGTTCCGCCTGCTGCGTCATCTCCTGCAGCATCCAGGACGGGTGTTCAGCCGGGAACAGCTGCTCGACGCGGTCTGGGGCCGCAACGTCTATGTCGAGCTGCGCACGGTGGACGTGCACATCCGGCGCCTCCGCAAGGCAATCAACGCCGGGGAGCAGATCGACCTGATCCGCACCGTGCGCTCCGCCGGCTACGCGCTCGACCGGCCGGAGCTTTAG
- the phoU gene encoding phosphate signaling complex protein PhoU, whose translation MSQANEHIVRSFDNQLEDLRHAIVKMGGLAESQVAASIKTLVQRDADAATTLLARDRELDQMEHEIDKMAMRLLALRQPVAIDLREIVSALKISNNLERIGDYACSVAERARTLARHSVIAPVHSLPRMAQLVQLEIKTVLDAYVKHDAEKAIEVWNSDEEVDALYTSLFRETLTYMMEDPRNITPCTHLLFIARSIERMGDHATNMAEYVYYLVKGEPLTFDRPVADSTSLAGIDPPQTGT comes from the coding sequence ATGAGCCAAGCGAACGAACACATCGTCAGGTCCTTCGATAACCAGCTCGAAGATCTGCGCCACGCCATTGTCAAGATGGGCGGCCTCGCCGAGAGCCAGGTGGCGGCGTCGATCAAGACCCTGGTCCAGCGGGACGCGGACGCCGCGACGACGCTCCTGGCGCGTGACCGCGAGCTGGACCAGATGGAGCATGAGATCGACAAGATGGCGATGCGTCTGCTGGCGCTCCGCCAGCCGGTCGCGATCGACCTCAGGGAGATCGTGTCGGCACTCAAGATCTCCAACAACCTGGAGCGGATCGGCGACTATGCCTGCAGCGTCGCCGAGCGGGCGCGGACCCTGGCGCGCCACTCGGTCATCGCGCCGGTGCACAGCCTGCCGCGCATGGCCCAGCTGGTTCAGCTCGAGATCAAAACGGTGCTCGACGCCTACGTGAAGCACGACGCCGAGAAGGCGATCGAGGTCTGGAACAGCGACGAGGAGGTGGACGCGCTCTATACCAGCCTGTTCCGCGAGACCTTGACCTACATGATGGAGGACCCTCGCAACATCACGCCCTGCACCCATCTACTGTTCATCGCGCGCAGCATCGAGCGCATGGGCGACCACGCCACGAACATGGCGGAGTACGTCTACTACCTGGTCAAGGGCGAGCCCCTAACCTTCGACCGCCCCGTGGCCGACAGCACCAGCCTGGCGGGCATCGACCCGCCGCAGACAGGGACCTGA